CCAAGAGACAGAGCAGATGCTGGAAAGTGCTGTCTCCCCATTGTCTGGAGAAGTATGGAAATTATTTAATCATCATCATAATCACTTAATGatgctttttattgttttctgaaGACAGCTGTCAGATACATTTTAATTCAGTAATTTTGGAACAAGTCAACAGAAGGCACGCAGGATTTGAGCTGGGAAAAAACCAGATTTATCCTACCACTAATGCAGAAAGATATTCACCTCTATGGGATCTTATCCTGCTATTTGTTGCCAAGCAAAGCTCCAGTGGACATGTACAAGCTCTGACCATGGTAAATCTGTAGGTCTCTAACTGTGAGAGCCATTTAAAACATTGGTTTTTAAATGTGTCTATATCATGAAGTGACAACTTGGGGAATAGTGTATCTAATTAAGAAGGGAGGCTATGAGACCCTTCTCTTCCCTATAAAACCAGGGAGCTAGGTTGCTTAACTCTCCCCTCACCCCCAGGGGGTTGCCTTACATACTGGTGTCACTTGCAGCTCTCCTCTCTTCAGCATCTTCCTAATCTTCCTCAGAGCTTTATTGCGTTTCCTCAGGACTCTCAGTGGGTTGAAGCCAACCTGCAAAAACAGCACTTTGAATAATTGTAAAAAGAAACACTTCTGTGATACCAGTGCAAGGACAAAGCATCTCATACGGCTTTTTGTTACAGCCATGATGACCGTAGTTTGAACTTGATGTTGTCTACCACTTTTCACAAATTCAAACAAGGGCTCTCTCTAGGTTGGAAGGGGCTCTCTCAACAAGGTTGGAAGGATGTCTACAGGAACAGCTACAGATGAGGCAGGGCTatctgtgctgctttgggaCACCAGCATGGACAGCATTAGAGCAGTGACAGTGCTTAGCACAGGCCACTACCTACAGCAGGCAGGCACAGTGCTGGCATGTCCTACTCATCTGCATTATGAGGTGGTCACCCAGGTGACCAAGATCAGAGAGCTCATGGTTTTTATCTGCTTTGTGGGTCATCCACCCACTCtttttcctgaagaagaaaGCCAGATTTTATTATGTTGGTTGCATATGTCTCTAGAACCTCTGAGCTGGTTTTAACAGAATTAGAAGGCAGGTAAATTAGGCTAATAATAAAATCAGACTAAAATACTAAATTCCTGCAAGTCTCCTGCCTCATCCATCTAGTGCGTAGAGGAGAAAGGTGTTAGAATTATCTGTATTTGTAGAGAAAGAGTGGTGTGAACATCTgcaatcacagaaaaaaaacaaacttcaggCTCTTCTGAGGTGAAAGACAAGTGCATGGAGAACCAAATGTGTCAGATTCCCTCATTCCTCTGCCATTTTCAGTCCTTAATGTGAAGAATGAACTGTTCATTACCAGTTCTCAGGGGAGTCACTGCTTACCAACTCCCCActaagagcagcaggaaggggaggTTATGGTGCAAGCTGTGTTTGGGCTGAGGATGGTGGGCCTCATTAACACACTGGGGGCTCAGGGGTCCTGGATCTCTGTGCTGGTTATGGAAAGACTGGCTGCATTCACCAGTTTGTTATGAAAGATGTTAAGCCCTCTTTGATAGAATGACTCCGTTTGACATTCTTCTGACTGTTGTGGTTACATTCTTGGGGCAAGATGAGTAAACTAGGATTTATGTTGCCCtgattttcagccttctgattgtttgcatttttgtagcgGAGTTTCTCACGGATTGTAACATcaacaaagtgattgttttcgcattcctctctgaggagggacaattgatggacttctagtttgaccagtggggtcggagaggtggcaacctcattcttcaatccctggtcattgtccagaatctatatgAATCAAGGTTGAGAAATAAACTGCCCTCTTTTTGTTCTGACAACAGACTGCGTGAGTGAAGttcttttcgtgtcctctagcgacagaTTTATTGTGTGTATATAatacaagagaaaacaaaacaaaacaaaataaaataaaattcccttTTATATTATCTATGTTTGCACtccttttttgttaaaatatgtaTTGTTATGGTATAAGTACAAATATGGCATAAACATTGCTATGGTGTAAGTTCAGCACGAGTCAGGCTGTTCTCTTTCTCAGGGGTGTGTGCATACATGTTATATTAGAGTAGTGGCGACAGTATAATGAAAATTCACCCTTGCACTGTGGAATGACTGCATACAAGTTATTGGGAAACTGTATCCAGCTTAATGCATCATGTTATTCATATGTTCAGAACAGCCCCAGACACTTACAGCAGTGATGAGTTTCTCTCTGAAGAATTCAATATTAGCGAAGAAGATTGGAGAGGAACATCTGAAAATCTTCACTCCCTCTGGCTCATAGATCTGTAAAATGAAGCAAAAGTGTCAGTTGCAATGTTTGCTATAGAAGCACAAGGGCAGCAGGTGGTAAAAAACATGAGGCATTTCTTACATCAGTGTAATCCTTCCTGTTTCTGTAGATGTTACTTCTCCCAACGTTGGCCAAAACAGTGCAGCTTGGACTGTGAACAAACATACACACAATTATTGGTGTCCCACATCGAAACCTGAGGGATGGGAAGGATCAAATgacacctcagctgggctggcacACTGAAGTAAGCCCCACATCCAAAGGTTTACAcgtataaattatttttccatgaaTGGTTGCTGGACAGACCAAGGCACAGGCAGGGTTGTTGTCCTTCTCTGTACAGGAGGAGATAATTTATAACAGGAGGCCCTGGGATATCAGTGCATTCAACAACTACTCACAACTGGGAGCGGATCACCACCGTCAGCAGCTGGAATGCCACAGCTGTTGCTAATCCAATATCCAGGCCAAGAATGACAGCAGATAAGAAAGTCACCACCCATATAACCTGCAAAGAGACCGTGGATGGCAACATTTTATAAGCATGTCAAGAACCTGGGTCATGAACTTAGGGTAGGAGCAGGAATAGATCTCAGATCTGGTCCAGGAAGTCCATCTGCTTTTGgtgagttgtttttttgttttttttttttttttttccttgaaaaacagGTCACCAACCAGCACCAGGGAGTGTTTCTAGGGACAACAATTTCTAGACAATAAAGGCTTAAAAATGGGATAGGTAGTTCACTAAAAGATCAATGAAAATCCAGCAGAAAGGCAAGATTGTGAGAGTCGAATGTTTTCTCTGACACAAAGTCCAGGGTTAAAAGGTACCAGGGTTAAAAGATGAACagaacttgcagctttttggtctttagagatgtttattcggtttcttatctcaaggtcCGCACATTGCTAACACCTAGCTTAATgcgctggaaaacacagctggtgACAATGCCGgccagagaattccaaggttttttaaaggtttctgGTTCAATTAACTCtatatatttacagttttgtgccaataatTGCTACCTATTCTAAACACacaatttctgcatcaaacccatTCTACCAATGTCTTTGTGCCACCgttacagcagaaaatggagtagaagaagaagatgagacaccgcccaaaatcctccatcttgctctcatctatctccgtactaaaaacccaaaactacaaattttcaccctATGACAAACTAAAGTACTattatttcaaatctttgttgtttttaattcatCTCTAAGTGCTGGAAGTTCTTCCCATGGACTAAGgtcaaaggcaatgctttcctggggtcccagccagggtctcgGACCCCCTAGGGCAGCTCGAGGGATTTTCCATGAGCCCTGGACCCCAACACAAGATTAGAAGTAAATCAGAAATCTGGTAAAACTGAGAGCTGTAAATGTGCAAATATAGGCCCTGCAAGTGTACACGACTGATAAATGACTAGATAATACTGAAGAACTTTTAGCCACAGGGCTCAAAGCATTTTCACGGGCCAAATAACTGCTTGATAGCTAGGAAAATGGAGGCCTGGAACCACTGGTGAGCCTAAATTTTCTGAGAAGTAATGAGTCCTGCACTCTAGCCACAAGCTTTACCATTTGGAGTAAACCCTTCAAGTCCTAGCCTTCATTTGTTACTTGCTGTGCACCTTCCATATAACATATTGTGTGATTGTGAGAAAGTGTCCCTGAATGCTTAGTCAAGACAGTAGATATTTggatattttctgttatttaggCATTTTCTGTAACTGTCCTCTCTACTTGACTTTATACAATGCACTATTTTAATAGGTTTTGATGAAATGGATGAAAACTAAGTTAAGAGTGAGAATCGACtcaaaataaatgagagaaaatggaaaacataagCAAGGGGCataccagtaaaaaaaaaaggcatgcaACTATTGTACTTTCTGTTTAGTGAAGTAAAACAGggataaaaagaggaaaatttgtATGATAGATTACTTTTGCAGAGAACTTAACTTCTGATGCTTGTGAAATTCAACTTACACAGTCATATTTGTCCTTTCTCCAGAGGATCCTCACTTCCTTGAACTGCATGAGCATTCCTTTCAAATTACCAAGAGCCAAAGATGCAAGGACTGACTGTTGAAAAGACCAAAACACGTTCCATGCTTaagcaagcaaagaaaatgtAGAACATTAGGAATTAAAAGATCATACAAATAGGGCCAAAGTGCAGCTGAAAGGCCAGGGATCTACTCCCAgtgtgtcactgctgctgggacATCCTAAGCTATGGTGCAGTGCAGGTGTCTGACTTGAAGCTGTAAATCCCACATTTTTTGGCACCTGAAAGTTGGTGGTGTAGTTTTTGGTCTTTGGGTATTTGTGCTCCCTCTGAAGGACCAGATGTAGTGGTCCTTTCTGGCAGAATGTGGGAAGAAGAACCAAGCTTTTGAAACCCTAATTGGCTCCCACTGAAGTCTAAGAACACTCACAGTGTTCTCACAGAGCAGTCCTGTCTTTgggaagcaggaggaagcaTTAGATGAAACCAGTGAATACCTTCTGTAATGGTGCCAGGAGAAACCCAATGGCCAAGATCACAACCAAAACAACGATAGATGAGATAATGCCAGCAATCTGCAGGAGAGAACAATTCCACAATGAATAAGTGCCCACAGTTATTATGGttagctagaaaaaaaaaagagatgtctTTCATTAAATGCCATCATGACCTGTTGTTTTCTATACCTGTGTTTTGCCTCCTGTGCTCTCCTGCACACCTGATCTtgacagagcagtgctggaggcaaATCCCTTGAACGATCCACCAACTATATTACCCAGCCCAAAAGCAATTAgatcctgaaataaaaataaaagactgTTTTTAAGAGCTGGTTCGTGACAGTTATTCACAAGGCAAAGCTGTTCTCAAATGATTTATTTCCCATTGATAAATGCAGTATATTGATCTCTGTGCTATTTGCCTACCTGGTTGCCATCTATTGGGTAGTCATGCTTGATGGAATACACTTTAGCCACAGAGAAGGCAACTGCAAACCCAACGATTGCCATGGAAATGCCGTCACCAATACATTTCTGGAGGATGCCTACATCAGGTGCAACAGGAGCTTGAAacctgaaagacaaaaaactcTGCTCATTAAGGAAATACCTAAGGGTCTTTTGCAGATCCTAGGGAGAATTCCATTCTGGACCTTTCTTCCCCTTATTTTTTGCCCAGTGAGCTGAAATctgaagaaaagagatactcgagaagaaataatttttcctccGCACACTTCACCTACTAACACCCCTGGGGCTTCAGAGACCATCCCAGACTCACTCTGCTgtccttcttccctctttttaaCTTAACTTAACTTGTGCCTCCTGATTCTTTATGCCAAAATTCTGGCATAGCCCGATGAAGttcatatatagatatatatactATATGTGGAGAAATAATCTTTATGTGCCTATAGTTCTGGACAGGCAGATGTTGAGGCCTCTGGTGGATAGTGGTGCTGAGGAGATGCTGGTGGCTGATCATGGGACCAGGCAGGAGAATTGTGCAGGGTCCTGGTGGCTTTCCAGGGCTGGTGGTGCCTGCTGAACTCTGCATGTACTGTGAGGGAAACGGAGGAGTTCAGTAGTGAGTAGTTCAATAAAAAGGACAAACATCAACTTCCTGCTCACCAGCTGCCTCAGAAAGTGAGGGACACAATTATTTCATGTCTCTGTGCAGTCCTTGATGAGTAGGAGATGTGCTCTAGTGTGTAACTTTTGTGTACTGAAAGCGTGTCATAtcactgagagaaaaatgtttgcttATCTACAGAAAGAAGATGAAGCAGATAATTTTTATCAGCATAGCTGAGCTCATTTAACACTGCCGAGCTAAAGAGAACATTTTGCTCCACTGGTGAATTTTAATTCACTTACCCTTCCTCTAATTTTCCGACAATAGCTACTccaaatttttcttcaaagttgACAAAATGGGAAATCAGTGCTGCTAAGACTGTCTGAAAGATAATTAAACCACACCTCCATTAGGCACATTAAAGCAAGAGTGTGAAGAATGTATTAAACACTGTTACTTTCCTTCTCTTACACACCATACAGCCTCACCACCAGTGGCAGAATTATGCCCCAAGTTTTCACATCCCTTTGCTGTTCATATGTCATTCCTGAATGATCTTACAGGTATGGGTTTACATTCCTAAACCACACAGATGGTAACAGAATAACTTACTAACAACAGAGATCATCCCATCCAGTATAACAGGTATGTTCTAACAAGGTGGTGTAATGACTCTGGGGGAAAACCAGTGCTGCTTGAATCTATACAACATCCTCCAGGAGTTTAGGGGCTTGCTGCCCCTGTGAGGCTTCCTCCAcccctctgctgctcagagTGGCCAAAACCTGCTGTTGGAGGACAAGACAATTTTGTGTGTGGCCATAGATACCCAGGATTTTAGTGTCTGCTTGCAGGTGTGGTGCAGAAGTGCCTCAGGCATGAGACTGCAGCTGGCTGGTGTCAGAGCCAGTTCtgttcaaggaaaagaaaatcacagtTTATAACACCACAGATATGTTCAGTTACAAACAGCTATGTGGAAGTAAAACATCTCACAATAGCTCCCGAATGctgtacatttttctttatagCAAAAATTATAACACAACATTTAATGGATTACAGGAGAAGAAATAGTTAAAACTCTGCTTCCTATGTTGTAACACGGAGCAATTGCAAAATCAAAGGAAGTGACTCACCACAAGGAGTTCAATCGGGATGGGAGTTGGTAACTTTTCCTTGTATCGATCGTTCATTTCTTTCACCACAAACACGATAAGCAAGACAATCAGTGATGTGACAAGGTCAGCAACATTTGTTTTTGTGATCTGGCTGAAAAGGCTCTCCAGAGTCTGCAGAATCAGGAAGAAACATGTGGTGTTTTAGAAATAGTTGTGTTCTGGCACAGTAGCACTATCCCTTCCAGAAGAACCTGTATCTGAACGGCTCTAAGGATTCTGCTGTTTGGGATTTATTCCCTGTGGTATGATAGGGACCCCCATGCAAGTCCCCATACATGTATGTGCAGCTGCCAAATGATGAAGCATCTGCAAAAGGCCCTTTCCATTAATTTGTGACCCTCTCCTCCAGATTGGCCCCTGAGGGAGGGTTGGAACAACAGGCATGTCCGTGATAGGAAATGTGAGCAGTGGCATTGCCGGGCAGGTGTCTTTCTCCActctttccttcctgtccttcttCTCCCTCGTTTCTCATCCAACGGCCCTCACAGGGTCATATGCAAATCAAATATGTATAATATCAGTCCAggaaaaatgaataattaaatCCTTACGACAGAGTTGAATGCTTGATTGAAATATGCCaacacaaaatagaaaatattatcCAATTATCCCAATGGGATGTAACTTGGTGCTTGGTAATAAAGATTGGTCAAATACTGATAActtatctttcatttttcctcctgctttgccATTTTTCTGCTGAGTTGTTTTTACTGCCTTGTGATACACAGACAGAAATACATCACGGGTATATCAATAGCAAATAATGAACAGCTAGCACTTACATAGAAGATGCCAAATGGTTTATTAAATCCAGGGACAGGTAGCTGAAACATGAATTTCAGTTGAGATACCAAAACATGAATAGCTGCAGCAGTTGTGAAACCACTGATTAATGATTGTGATAAATAAATAACGATGAATCCAAACTGAAAAATTCCCAGGAGCAACTGAAACACAAAATGAGCATAAGTCAGTGGGATTCCTTTGTGGTTTTAAGCAATCTATGAAAGAAAGACAGACATATTTAATGAAAGCAAAGGTTTTCACCTAATCCCATCCATCCAGATATTAAGGAATGTACTGTCACCAGACTTGCAACAAAAGTTGACATTTAGCAACAGAGGACATAATACTAGTAAAAGTAATTGCTACAGCAGTTAAAAtccattctttttattttatagctAAAATATACAACCTTATTTACAGAGTTTTCAGTtcctatatttttaaatggtagaAGTGtttcacaaagcaaaaaatgtaTTAGTATGTTAGGAAGGGAGGAACTGCAGGAATTCTTTATTAGGGAGTAAAGAtaaaagttcttttttaaaaaacagatccAAATATTTTACTGCTGCACAGCAGAACTTCTACTCCCGTTGGTGCATCTGCATCATTCTCATTACTTTCACAGTTACTTTTTTCCTGTCCAGCAGATTGTTTTTTGCTGTAGGTGTAGGTTGCAGCTGTGTGGGCTGTGGGCTCAGGGCTGTGCAAAACCAAGGATCTCACAGCACATGTGAGTGTCTGGACACTGGAGGGAACAGGATGTCCCCTAATCAGTGAGCCAGGCTCAGCAAGAGGAAGAAGATTTCTTTGGTGACCACAAAAGCAGAAACCAGAAAGGAAGGTCAGGCCACCCTCCATCTATTCACAtaggtgcacacacacatacatttaCCAACCTGAATAACCCCCGAAAGGAAGGTTACAGATGCAGCCACCATCACCCTCTCATCGTTTAATGCTGAGGTATTTGTGGAATTGCCATTTCCAATGCTGTCATCAGGGACCAGCCTGGTGACGACTCCTCCCACCATGAGGCTCAGGACAGGGAAGGGAcctgagcagcacaaggcactTGTTAAGAGCTCTGAAGAGGCAGCATGTACTTCTTCATCAGTGAGGAGGGTAAGTGGTATGCCTGAACTTACCCACTGAGATATGTCTCGATGTGCCAAAGATAAAATAGACCAGGACAGGGAAGAATGCTGCATAGAGTCCATAACTAGGGGGGACATTCACCAGCAAAGCAAAGGCCAGACCTGTAAAGACAGAGGCCCAGGGAAAGTGGTGTGTGTTGCAGGCTGAAGCCAGCAGTGCCTTGGCAGCTGGCTTAGCAGGCTGTGTCAGGACACAAATTTCCCAAAAGTACCTTGCAGCACAGCCACGAGCCCCGTGTTGATGCCAGAGATGATGTCACTCAGAATCCACTCCCTGAAGCGGTATGCTGGCAGCCAGGACACGACTGGAAACAAactcaaagcaatttttttggCCCTTTGTGGGGAGCAGCTACAAAGGCACAAGGGGACAAAATTTTGTCAGTAAACAGCTTGGCTGAATCTCAGCCTGTTTCAGAGAGgtgaggaaaggggaaggatTCAGGTTCTGGCTGTCAGAAGTCAAAATCTCACCCAGACACAGTCCTGATCAACCTGCCCTGCCATCTGTGCTTCAGGGTATATCCAGTGGCCTTCAGAGGTTCTCATAGAAccctagaatggtttgagttggaaagaAACCTCTGTGGCCATCTAATCCAAACCCCCACCCCAGTAAGCAGGCATGCCATCTGGgtcaggtttctcagagccctgcccaatctgacCTTGAACATGTCTAGGCAcggggcatccaccacctctctgggcaaactGTACCAGTACTCTCCACCCTCa
This sequence is a window from Hirundo rustica isolate bHirRus1 chromosome 4, bHirRus1.pri.v3, whole genome shotgun sequence. Protein-coding genes within it:
- the SLC26A3 gene encoding chloride anion exchanger, giving the protein MVEPVGNHYVIARPVYSENAFNEEHEKLHRYHKTFWDHLKLYFSCSPQRAKKIALSLFPVVSWLPAYRFREWILSDIISGINTGLVAVLQGLAFALLVNVPPSYGLYAAFFPVLVYFIFGTSRHISVGPFPVLSLMVGGVVTRLVPDDSIGNGNSTNTSALNDERVMVAASVTFLSGVIQLLLGIFQFGFIVIYLSQSLISGFTTAAAIHVLVSQLKFMFQLPVPGFNKPFGIFYTLESLFSQITKTNVADLVTSLIVLLIVFVVKEMNDRYKEKLPTPIPIELLVTVLAALISHFVNFEEKFGVAIVGKLEEGFQAPVAPDVGILQKCIGDGISMAIVGFAVAFSVAKVYSIKHDYPIDGNQDLIAFGLGNIVGGSFKGFASSTALSRSGVQESTGGKTQIAGIISSIVVLVVILAIGFLLAPLQKSVLASLALGNLKGMLMQFKEVRILWRKDKYDCVIWVVTFLSAVILGLDIGLATAVAFQLLTVVIRSQFPSCTVLANVGRSNIYRNRKDYTDIYEPEGVKIFRCSSPIFFANIEFFREKLITAVGFNPLRVLRKRNKALRKIRKMLKRGELQVTPKGLICMANPTYESDEELDNNKIEELDQPTIMTDLPIRINWSTDLPPGITVPQVNLHSIILDFSSVSFLDFSAMTVLRKTLKEFVRLDIDVYIAGAHDGLLDKLERSAFFDEEIKPSMFFLTIHDAVLHILLKKEIANSPKLKITEEKSRSSDCVIIPRNGLRSRECTIPTETKF